AAATTGGCTCGTGGTGAAGTGCCAGGCCAAGAGATTGTTGAAGGTATGATGCTCGCCGTTGCTGGGGTGTTGCTACTTATTCCCGGTTTTGTGACCGACTTTATTGGCTTGCTTTTACTTACGCCTATTACTCGCGCACCTATCGCCGCCTTTATGTATAAACGGATGCAAATGCGCGTAGTGGCAAATGGTAGCTTTGGTCAGCAAGGGCCGTTTAATCAGGGGCCCTTTAATCAAAGTCCTTTTGGGCAAAACCCATTTGAAAACCGCGATAAAGATGGCAACGTATTTGAAGGGGATTTTGAGCACAAGCATGAGCCTCGTCCTGAAACTCATCAAATTGAGGTTCCGCCACAAGATGATGTGCCACCTCGCGATAAAGACAAATAAACTTTGATAATCAAAAAAAACGGCCTCAATTGTTGAGGTCGTTTTTTTTTACAGCTATTAATAGACAAACGTATAAGGTTTGAACATGATTTTTTTTCTAGTCCGCAATGATTGCAATCGTATGCGTTAATGAAATGATTGGTACGTTAACTATTTCCCTCTATGGTATAACAGGGGAAAGATGAGCGAGGAGTTACTGTTTTAAACATCATAGTAACTATAAAACCAAAGCAATATCCTAATCGACATTAGTAGGGCGTCAAAATATCTAACGGGTGCGCCAATTACGGAGTGGAAATGAATAAAAATACAACCACAAATATTCAACTATTATCACCTTTTTCAGGCATTAGCTGTGCATTAGCTAAAGTGCCTGATGCCGCTTTTGCTAGCAAAATGGTGGGTGATGGTTATGCAGTAGACCCAATTGAATCAAAGTTATATGCACCTTGCGCTGCAAAAGTTACCCAAATTCATCCTTCGAGGCATGCTATTACACTCACAACGGCGATTGGTGTTGAAGTGTTGATCCACATTGGTGTCGACACGGTTAAATTAAAAGGTGAAGGATTTACTGCGCTTGTTAATGTAGGTGATGAAGTAAAAGCCAAAGATCCGCTTATCGAAATTGATTTAGACACTGTGGCGAATAAAGTTAAAAGCCTTCGCACCGTGGTG
This Shewanella aestuarii DNA region includes the following protein-coding sequences:
- a CDS encoding FxsA family protein; translated protein: MFFILFLLFIIVPAMELSVLIQVGDALGVWPTIGLVFFTAIVGVSLVRSQGLNTLMSVQQKLARGEVPGQEIVEGMMLAVAGVLLLIPGFVTDFIGLLLLTPITRAPIAAFMYKRMQMRVVANGSFGQQGPFNQGPFNQSPFGQNPFENRDKDGNVFEGDFEHKHEPRPETHQIEVPPQDDVPPRDKDK